In Vanacampus margaritifer isolate UIUO_Vmar chromosome 6, RoL_Vmar_1.0, whole genome shotgun sequence, the DNA window AGAAGTTCTGGTTCAGCCACATTGTGaccttttcacacacacacacacacacacacacaccaatgagTTCAACACTCCTGAGGCTTGGAACCTCTCAAGGACACACTCTTGACATACCCGCTGTGGCCGGTCATTGATGGTGAAAGTGACTCTGCCGGTGGGAGCAGGTACTGAGGGGTCCACCGCCATGTCATACATGGAGAAACGGGGCAGCTGTCGAGTGATTTCAAACACGTGAAACTGGGTGCTGAGggggccccaaaaaaaaaaaataaaaaatgcaagtTATGTGGTGAGAGGCAAAACGAGattaatagaataatgtcaATCTCTATGTCAGGATGAACCCTACAGAATTACTGCAGTGGTTTGAAACCAAGATAATAATTCAGCAAGCACAAACCTGAGCCAATGCCTCTTTTGTCACCCCCCCAACAGTGCTAATGAACCTAATTGGTACTAACCAACTAAAATCTCCCGCATTCAAGATCTTTGTTTCACAATATGACTCCAAATGTCTAACAGCCAAGGTTATTttcaacgaaaactaacaataaaacttaaactaaaattcaaaaatctatttcgttaacaaaaaaagaaagaaaaaaaagaaaagaaaaactaatgaaaattaactataattataacgaaaatgtcctttgctttagtctttggtaattaatttaatacataagCCTTTGgagattattttaaatgtgatttatttcaacattaaccggaataaggacgtttgaaagtgtgtcacgcagaagtgacgtcatctagcagcagccaatagaaaagcaccttcagatgacgtcgctcccaGGCAACAATTTttcgtgcttgacttttggctccaatggctcagcttgcctcctttttccatttaactcagccaaaaTGCACCATTAGGTAAGAAATGCAAATACTTTTCtaattttaccatggtgttttgttttttaactcatttgctcccaaaaatgtataaatacgttctattttaaagattttaagtgtcccaaagacatatttatactttttaggggggggggggggttgttacagaaggctttgatgcagcctcttaactgcagagaatggttgaaatggcagttattacaaaaacagccagcaggtggcagcaaagcaaaagagatcaaccagggccatgttgaaaaaaagctaatttacccacagttctaaacagatttgtgagtaatgatgaaaaaaagctattttctaatgctaattaacagatagaaatatactttctttcctgattaaagaagagactcaattttttcttttggcaggtttcatgtttttataacaatagaacacaatattctgtgggacttgcaaaatcagtcaaaatccagtaaaaccgccgggagcgaagggggttgcttcagtgaaaatggctgggagtaaatgagttaaaacattGTACACAACTAatgcgcctttttttttttttactaaaattaaTACTGAAACTcactaaaactaaacattttttaaataactaacaCTAATAagaactaacagaaccaccctgaaaactaagtaaaactaacagaatttaaaaaacaaaactcgaACCGAAAtcaaaacgaactaaaatgaaaattcccaaacaatAATAACCCTGCTAACAGCTCTTGATAGTGTGCCTACCTGGTTTTCCCACCgacaaaggctttgatgtgCAGATCAACTGGTATGTCTTTGGGAGGGACGATGGGGACACGAACACAACCCGATAGGTTCTGGACACCGGGGTGAACAACGTGGCTCTCGCCCTCAAAAATTCCTTCTGCAAAGATGAGCACTGCCCGGATTATGGTTTCTGGAAAAAGATGCATGAagaattcaaagaaaaaaagaatattcaTGTTTAGTCCATTAGAAGTGAGACAAAACATGCACAGTCATTCTTAGCTCAAGTGCTACTAGAAGATACCATTTGGTGTTGCGATGCTGAGCTCCACGTGGGCTTTTTGGACCTCGGTTGCAGCTCTTACTGTGAGAGCTGTTTGGAGCTGAGTGTTGGCTGGAATACCACTTGTGCTGTCCGACACACCCTGAAACAACAGGACAGATGGTGTGAATCATAACATGGCACAATTAAGAATCACATGTTTGTCGTTAAGAATCTAAACTGTGTTCTCAATGAGTATGGGAGTGAGTCCACCTCAAAAGGAGGTTTTTGTAAGACACGTAAATGCTGTTAACCAGCAACTAGTAAAAAGACACAGCTGAACAGCAGACAAGATACAGATGCTGGCTGTATTGCATAAAAGTGCATTTCGACTGCCGCGAACTGGAACCCACAAGAGAAAATGTTCACTTTGGTCTCTGAAATACATGAAGACAAACTTCTGATGATGAAACTAGAACACGATGATGTCATAAAATCCTATTTGACCATTATCGGCTTGATTATTAAATTGTTACAATTATCTGTCCATGTAGTCATAATTACCAATTTCAGGCTTTGACTTTGTTAGtcattatttatcttatttaaattattcattttagatGTGATTTagaacactttatttatttacttatttatttgataacattttacaaaacaatggtgccttgacttacacATTTGATTTGTTCCGGAACCGTGATCATACTCATAACTCAAAAAAACTTGTATGTCTAATCATATTTCCCCGTtcaaaagtaataaaataaatatggcaATAAACCATTACagcccaacaaaaaaaattaaaaattcaataAGAAAATTAAGCTCTCAtcaatactgtatttaatttaaaaaaaatatagtaccggaaataaaatgattaaattgcAGTTtaaagaattaaatgttcatgcTTCAATGCCCATTCAGATTGTACTCCTTCTGGCGTGCTTACGTTGACCACCGGGGGCAGTCTAATGTACACATACACCAAGCAAAGTTTCACAACTACGTGACTCAGTCAGCTACAGTAATATTATCATTATGTAATTCATAttggattgttgttgtttttgtctacaTGTTGCTAcaccatttgtgttcatttgGGTTATGACCACCTCAACATCAATGTTAGTTTTGTTAGTCCATTTATAGCATTGCATGTTAGCATCAAGTTAGCAGACTTTCGTGAGGTACAGGAATGTGGCATGatgaaatacaaaacatgtacgctaattatttttgtttgatgtttaCAACTCAACTAGGAATGACACACATCTTAAACAAcatgttttggggaaaatggTTAAGAATTTGCCGGTTGTTGTGATGCACACTGTCAACATTTAGCGCTCATGAATCCAATTTTTGCTCCAAACACCAAAATTGCATCCAAAATGTGTACCTTTGCATTCTCTTCATAATTGCGGAGCTCCAGCAGTAGATTCTGTTTGCGCTGACTGAGCTCACGAATGAGCTCCTGTTCAGCACTCGAGTCCATGAGATTGCCTTTCAGTTCTTTTCCAGCAGGCAGGTAGCCACGAACTACAACATACACGCCAAAAACGTATTACCAAGCGTAAAGAAACTGTTCACCGTAATTCCTTTCAAGCTTCAGCACACCTTCTCCCTCTACAGAGGCGCAGATCAGTTGTTTCTGCCCATCCAGCCGGTAATCTCCTTCCACTACTCCGGCTACAGAGGAAGAGAAGTTGTCTCTGAAAATGACTTCGCCTGTGCGGTCGCTTCGAGCATCAATCTAGAACAAGAGAGGAATGTGTGCAAAGACAGAGGTGATGAATGCATTCATGTGTCCAGTAACACTGATTTAATAGTGCGAGGACATCTAAGCTAAGATGCTGACCTTTCCATTGGACCAACCAGTGATGAGCTCTACAACCCCATCACCGTTCAAGTCAAAGGCATGGATGCTCATTGCATGATTTTTAGACTACAATgaggaaaacaaagaagaagaaaaaaaaaagactaagtaGAAATAAGATGCTGAGGGTATAAAGGcatgtaaatatgtttattgttgtttacAGCAATGTTTGTAATAAACCACCAAATatgctttttaactcattcactgccattcacggcttaaaaattcatttgaactatttctattagtttaacatttttttccccacttttgttaacaagagtatgaaaacgtagaattgtttttactgtacatttagaacagatataaaaattgtgattaatcgtgagttaactagtgaagtcatgtgattaattacaattaaaaatgttaatcgcctgtcgcccctaattttttttatttttattttttaaacgaatttatggcagtgaatgagttaaatgatttTAGTCAATTACCTTGATCCTCCAGTACCGAGAGCTGCGATCATAAACTCCCACAGTGCCATTTGCCAGGGCGTAACCAAAGCGGCTACTGTGCATGTGACACAGTGCTGTTACCGTCTGCGTGCAAAAGAAGAGCAATATGATAAAATCATCTACATATTATTACTTGTGTAAAGAttgacactgaaaaaaaaaaaagaacatggaCATTTTTTGCATAGTTTAATAATATCCTTATTCAAATATTATCATAAGTACTAGACACATAACTCATTTTGCTtgattataaataatttaattaatacctTGTCAGTGACAATAATAATTGAGCACATTGTTATCATCTTTTAACACCTTTTAGCATCACATTATGTAAAAGAGGTTGTGGCTTGGTAATGGATTAACTCCAAGTGTAAGGCAAGAGTATTCTCAGGGCATCGAATTGATCGCAACTGCACTGctttggttgtctttgaagaCGTTTTGTCTCTCATCTGAGAAGGCTCCATCGGTTCATGCAAAGTGGACCAGGCTGGTTTGCCCTAACTAGtgttgtcactatcgaatatttttagaatcgattaatcgactaatcaaattcattttaattttgcatttaagtgtattacGAAAGCATTTTTcctgattattgtttattaactagtgattggtgtttattttgtacttcatattcgtttagtgattttttaaaaaaaaaaaaaaagggtggggagTTGATGTTGTATAATGTTACCAGTTCGGTtattgttttctaaagtaaaaacagatgtttgcaaatgtcctattttgattaaacacagaagataatcagtcttctttcacaaaggactacagaaatcagtgaacaatgactgttgatgtgctgaaatcagaggatttggacaatttcacatttaaaaaatggctccaaacgattactcattTCTTAAAATAGTTAAGGATTAAGTttataatcgattacttgtcaattaatcgattaattttgacagctctagccCTAACCAATGTACTGATAAAAGTCTTCTCGGACGAGATGACAACCAGAGCAGTTGAGTTGTGTTCTTTTCAATGCCCTGAGAAATAAATGGCGTGGAAGAATGAGAATATCCACAAGCATTTTATTATGTGTGGACTTGGTTGAGGactattgtcaatattttgagCTTTTTACTGCATTAGTGCCAATTTTATTGCACCAGTAACTTGTTTGTATCGTATTGATTGTATCATGTAGTTAGATTTTAGGCCACACAATTAGATTGTGACTGTGGAGTCACATTGCGCGTGGGCAAAGTTGCCCCCCTTCATGAGCACGGCTAAAAACAAGTAACCATTTTGgatagattagaccttcttctgCATCTAGCAGAATAAGGCTCCGCGGCCGTGAGGCGATCTTTTTTTGATATTCATTAAATCGTCCAACTGAGAACGTAGTAGCAAACATTAAAGGTAAAGTAACAGTGAATGTTCCCTCATAACTTTTCAGTACGTATGTGAAGATATTTAATGCTTTGGCTGAATTGCCTCTGATGCAAACCATACTAAAGTGAACCAATTACCTCATTTTCAGTCATCTCAGACACAAGCTCATCCTCTTTGAAAACCCTGATGTCAAAATCCTCAGATCCAACCAGAAGCTGCAACACGTTACACAAgcattatgcttttttttaaatttttattattattattttctttaaaaataaaataaaatgtagccCAAATGTCTCACCTTGGGCAGAGCTTACCTCATTTTTGCCATCCCCAGTGAAGTCACAGAGCACAAGTGACCTCACATTATCTCCTGTTACCTTGAAAAAACATTACACAATAAACGAGATAGtcatttattgaatattttctcACTCCATTTatcgagaagaaaaaaaaacagttttggaGATGCTAAGTAGATTAATTCTCCGTTCTTACAGTCCAGAAGAGGTCATTGCCCAGAGAATCAAACCCTTGCAAGGCACAGTTCCCTCCGATGATGGCAAGAGGATTCGGGATGTCCCCAAGATTTCCAAGGACAACTGCATTTGCCCCATCAGACACCTACACTCACAAGCACAAatagacaaaagaaaaacatacagaaaCCAGAGACAAGATGAAATAGGTTGCTAATGTGTACAGCTGCAGATTTCATCAATAACGTATCTGAGCAACTTGTCAACAACAAATTCAGGAGAAATCACTAGTGGCAATGTTAAGTGGGAATGAAAACAGTAGCCAAAGGGTATATTGTACCAGTCAAAAGTTTGGATACACTTTTTTTAAGCtaagaatgaaaaataaaaaaaaaaccattacaAGAGTGATATAAATGAATATGCAcctaaataatgataataatgctcagttttcatAACTACTGGGATATAGGGGTTTTAATTGTTGGCAACATTGTTGGTATCATTTCACTATCTCATTAGACTGCACCAAATGGAGCATTTGGTGagtgtgcattttatttggcCACGGCTGTTGCACACTTCACACAAGTTTATTTTACTAACCTCTTTGTAGAATAAGTCGGTATTGTCATGGACGTCATAAGCCAGCAGGTTGGTCTGAGATCCCACCAATAGTGTGTCACCGACAGTGTTTGAGCCCAGAGTACCTGCAGTCAGACAAGTGACTGCCTGGTTGATGTTGAGTAGAGAAACATCTGAATCCTGAGTGCTTTGGCTCAGTCGGTGAGATGCAGGTTTTTGAGCACGAGTGTGAGGGTTGTGAATAAAAACctggaagagagaaaaaacaagttAAATAAACAACCCAATGCTAAGGACAAATTAGAGTATTCAACTAACCTAACATACATGATAAGGGGATGAGGAAGGAAGCAGTACCATACCAACCAACTCCACACAGCAAGGCTGAAGCTACGAATTGAACCCGAGAAATCTCGACTGTGGGACAGGCGAGCTAACCACTACTCCATTGTGCTGCCCCAACTCAAACATATGGGTTTTAAAATGTATCATTCACCTTTCCGGCTTGTGTAGCTGCAGTCAGGCACGGGTGGATACCATCAAATTTTCCTATAGTCACCATGCGAGGGTTTATCTTATGGCTCAGTTTGAGAGTGAATATGGGGACCAACATGTTGCATATGCTCCCTCCTAAACAAgggaagagaaaaacaacaagacaGGTAATTGGGGTAAATCGGGAAATGATTCAAAAGAATAACAAACACAATTTAGTACATACATGCAAGATTAACTCATCGCCACGGATGTTAACGTGTCACTATGCGTGATTTTGCGACACTAATGTAATTACGAGCTTTGCCCAAGGCACCAGAGTTctgttgcctagcaacaaaaAGTGCCAAGCCAAAGCTCGTTCGACTGACGATAATCTCCCGTCGTTTGGTCAACAACAACGCTATTTTTTATACTTAATAGAACCCTTACAGAGCTCTTCGCTATGTCACAACCAAGTGcaacaataaatatttaaaaaacgcaACATCACCGTTTACCATAGCTGGTAAAAGAGGCTAGCATAAGGATCTAATAAGAATGATGCAGCCTTGAGTGTTACCGGAAGCCACGACATTGCACGACAcagatataaaacaaaaaaataaacccacAGATGATATGTAACTGGCAACCAACTcgatcaaaaaatgtttcaaacgCGATTCAGCCCAAAGAAGTGCAAGAAGATTTGGTATCCTCAGCCACTTCCGATCTatggttttcaaaataaaagatcacgcaaactttttaaaaacgactttttgttttggtttctcTGGCAAGTCCACACTTCAGAAGACGTGAAAGTGATGATCGTTGCCAATAGGAGATTACTGCTTGTGAGTCTCAAGAAAAAGGCTTATGTAAAAGTTTCACAGAATGGACCCGGCATCTTCTGCCACCCAGAACAACTTGTGTTATTCCTAAATATAGTATTATTCAAAATAccaaaaacctatttaaaaaaaacaatacggGACTGTCAACTTGTTCAACGCGCCGCTAAATGTCGTTAAGTGGGCCCTTTTTCCTTAGATGCAACACTGCCATCTGGTGACCAATGGAATAGAGACGAAGCCATTCTGCCACAAAAAAATACGCATACAGTAACTTTTAATTGTGTTTCAGGTGATAAACCATGGTAAATAATGTGATGTCATATTGTGAGTTGAAAGTACAGTGGACCTCCGTTATTTGCGTATATTTgacgcccattgaaatgcattgggggaaagttttgttgtagtttttaataaattaaaataaacgcTAATAAGCATTAATCTGCCTCAGGCATTCCCGTATTCTCGTAACAAAACTATAAATCCTCCGCCACCAACTCCCCAAATCCTCCCAGTGTGTTTGATGATGACCTTGGCAGTGCTGCCTGACCTCAATGGTTGTTTAGAACTGTAGTAGTTGTGCAGCTGTTTTTCAGGCTGCAAACTAGTAAGTACAACTTACACCTGACTATTTGCCAAAgtttgatttaaaattaaagCAACAGACCGCAGACGTGCACGAATTAGTTCACTATTGGGTAAGTCAGTCAAATCAAGAAAATAAAATCTTCTCAATTGTAATAAAATTCTGGGCTcgtccgggatttgaacccgggacctctcgcaccctaagcgagaatcatacccctagaccaacgaGCCGATATCTTGAGGGTAGAATTTTGAGGTTACATACTATAATCAAAACAATGCACGTTCCATTTAAACTTTTAACTACAGTACTGCGGCCCATAGTGGCGTACTCTGCACATTACATGTCGCGCCCAAAATTTGGAAGGCCGCATCATACATGCGCTTACTGGTTCACAAACCGTTCAAACAATATCCGACACTGATACTCCTAGTTTTCGCAAACGTTCTCTCGtgggtttatttatttgggaTGAAGTGCGGTATGAATAATCTACAATCTAAAAAAGTAGGGCATGTAGCATTTAAATTTCAGTTCCGTCAGTGTCTCGTTTCTTAAAATCTGAAAACAGTATTTGTCCCACCCAAATATAATACCAGTAAAtatatttatcattttatttaaaaatatgtttttgttcataTGTGTGTAACACAATATAGCAACCATTACATCATTTACAGTGAATTCAGTGAAAAACttgatacaaaaatatatacttttaaaaagGCATCACACTGGCATACATCTgcattttggagggaaaattAGTGTGCCTGGATTATCCTTTGCTGTGAGATGACTCGCCTgacaaaaatgtaacatttgaaTTATCTGATGTATGCAAGTACAGCAATAACTGAGGGAGCCCTTTTGTGCTGTGTGACAACATATTCATACGGCGCTGCGTGTCACT includes these proteins:
- the bbs2 gene encoding BBSome complex member BBS2, giving the protein MLVPIFTLKLSHKINPRMVTIGKFDGIHPCLTAATQAGKVFIHNPHTRAQKPASHRLSQSTQDSDVSLLNINQAVTCLTAGTLGSNTVGDTLLVGSQTNLLAYDVHDNTDLFYKEVSDGANAVVLGNLGDIPNPLAIIGGNCALQGFDSLGNDLFWTVTGDNVRSLVLCDFTGDGKNELLVGSEDFDIRVFKEDELVSEMTENETVTALCHMHSSRFGYALANGTVGVYDRSSRYWRIKSKNHAMSIHAFDLNGDGVVELITGWSNGKIDARSDRTGEVIFRDNFSSSVAGVVEGDYRLDGQKQLICASVEGEVRGYLPAGKELKGNLMDSSAEQELIRELSQRKQNLLLELRNYEENAKGVSDSTSGIPANTQLQTALTVRAATEVQKAHVELSIATPNETIIRAVLIFAEGIFEGESHVVHPGVQNLSGCVRVPIVPPKDIPVDLHIKAFVGGKTSTQFHVFEITRQLPRFSMYDMAVDPSVPAPTGRVTFTINDRPQRVTMWLNQNFLLPEGIESPDVTFSSLRGGGLLSISMASNGQITLQTDDIDLAGDLVQSLASFLAIVELSAEADFPTYFEELQTTLTEVDEFHAVHQKLTAEMADHSNFIKSMLVQAEDARLMGDMTSMKKRYRELYDLNRDLVSEYKIRSNNHNALLACLKSVNQAIQRAGRLRVGKPKNQVISACRDAIKSNNVSALLRVMRAGVAAS